In the genome of Flavobacterium panacagri, one region contains:
- a CDS encoding efflux RND transporter permease subunit — protein MLKKIIDRPVLATVISIVLVILGIIGLTRLSVTRFPDISPPTVMVSGSYPGGNSETVIRSVVTPLEEQINGVENMQYIKSTASNDGSFSISVIFKQGVDPDQAAVNVQNRVQQATPKLPQEVVRMGLTTSKQQNSMIVIFNLYTEDNAKYDELFLQNYANINLVPQMKRVPGVGQVQIFGQKDYSMRIWLDPRKMANAGLVPSDVTQAIAEQSLESAPGKLGEESKAALEYVIRYKGKKNKPEQYENIVVKNNGSNVLRLKDVARVEFGSISYSGDNKSNSKNAVTMAILQTSGSNANDIEIGINKEVERLSKSFPPGIKYVNVMSTKERLDEATGQVKSTLFEAFILVFIVVFIFLQDIRSTIIPAIAVPVAIVGTFFFLLVFGFTINILTLFALVLAIGIVVDDAIVVVEAVHSKMEEDAGISAKEATHGAMAEITGAVVSITLVMSAVFIPIGFMTGSSGIFYKQFAYTLAIAIIISAVNALTLTPALCALLLKNHGDKHGNHEHKTSFKDRFFIGFNTSFNNFTGRYIKGVRFLIGRKWIAAGLVTGITVLAVYMMMSTPKSFVPLEDDGFMVYSLSMPPGTALDRTTEVVERMEKILETEEAIDVNTSITGFNILSNSASTAYGLGFIKLKPKKERGAVKDINEILNSVTGKLSTIKEGSIMVFRMPPVEGFGVTSGAEIVLQDRMARSPEVLKAMSDKVIGQIMQQPGVQYAYTTFRADYPQLELEVDEDKARQMGVNVKDLLGNIQTYFAGDQSSDFTRFGKFYRVNVKADGIFRMDQDAFNEIFVRNADMQMVPVKSIVKFHKVYGPESVNRYNLYNSVNITAMALPGYSNGQIMGNLEKVLDKLPADYSYEWTGLSLEEKAGGNQTIAIFGLCLLFVFFLLAAQYESYLLPLAVLLSIPTGILGAFAGVKAVGLDNNIYVQVGLIMLVGLLAKNAILIVEFALQRRLSGLSIVEAAIEGARSRLRPIIMTSLAFIVGMIPLMFASGGTAVGNRSISVSAAVGMLSGVVLGIFVIPLLFIVFQYLQEKVSTKKIAVEVQTIKE, from the coding sequence ATGTTAAAAAAAATAATAGACAGGCCGGTATTGGCCACAGTGATCTCTATTGTATTGGTAATCTTGGGGATTATAGGTCTTACGAGATTATCGGTAACGAGATTTCCAGATATTTCACCGCCAACTGTAATGGTAAGCGGTTCGTATCCAGGAGGAAATAGTGAAACCGTTATTCGTTCTGTGGTAACGCCACTAGAAGAACAGATTAACGGAGTTGAAAATATGCAGTACATTAAATCGACTGCCAGTAATGACGGATCGTTTTCGATCAGTGTTATTTTTAAACAAGGTGTTGATCCAGATCAGGCTGCGGTAAACGTACAGAATAGAGTACAGCAGGCTACACCAAAATTACCACAGGAAGTTGTCCGTATGGGACTTACAACTTCGAAACAGCAAAATAGTATGATTGTTATCTTCAATTTGTATACAGAAGATAATGCTAAATATGACGAGTTGTTTTTGCAGAATTATGCTAATATCAACTTAGTGCCTCAAATGAAACGTGTTCCCGGAGTGGGACAGGTTCAAATTTTCGGACAAAAAGATTATTCGATGCGAATCTGGCTGGATCCGCGTAAAATGGCGAATGCAGGTTTAGTTCCTTCAGATGTGACGCAGGCAATTGCAGAACAAAGTTTAGAATCGGCTCCAGGGAAATTGGGAGAAGAATCAAAAGCGGCTTTAGAATATGTAATTCGTTACAAAGGAAAAAAGAACAAACCAGAGCAGTATGAAAATATTGTGGTTAAAAATAACGGAAGTAATGTTCTAAGACTTAAAGACGTTGCGAGAGTTGAATTTGGTTCTATTTCATACAGTGGAGACAACAAATCGAATAGTAAAAATGCTGTGACGATGGCAATTTTACAGACATCAGGTTCGAATGCAAACGATATTGAAATCGGAATTAATAAAGAAGTAGAAAGACTTTCAAAATCTTTTCCTCCCGGAATTAAGTACGTGAACGTAATGAGTACCAAAGAACGTTTGGACGAAGCAACTGGGCAAGTAAAATCGACTTTGTTTGAAGCTTTTATTCTGGTTTTTATCGTAGTATTTATATTCCTGCAAGACATTCGCTCGACGATAATTCCAGCGATTGCAGTACCTGTGGCGATTGTAGGAACGTTTTTCTTCTTATTGGTTTTTGGATTTACCATTAATATTTTAACGCTTTTCGCTTTGGTACTCGCAATCGGAATTGTGGTCGATGATGCAATTGTTGTCGTCGAAGCCGTTCACAGTAAAATGGAAGAAGATGCAGGAATTTCAGCCAAAGAAGCGACTCACGGTGCCATGGCAGAAATTACTGGAGCTGTAGTTTCGATTACTTTGGTCATGTCGGCGGTATTTATTCCGATTGGATTTATGACGGGATCTTCGGGGATTTTCTACAAACAATTTGCTTATACTTTGGCGATTGCAATTATTATTTCGGCTGTAAATGCCTTGACTTTGACTCCCGCCTTATGTGCATTATTACTAAAGAATCATGGAGATAAACACGGAAATCACGAGCATAAAACCAGTTTTAAAGATCGTTTTTTCATTGGATTTAATACAAGCTTCAACAATTTTACGGGAAGATATATCAAAGGCGTTCGTTTCCTTATCGGAAGAAAATGGATCGCAGCAGGATTGGTAACAGGGATAACAGTTCTTGCGGTTTATATGATGATGTCAACGCCAAAAAGTTTCGTTCCGTTAGAGGATGACGGATTCATGGTGTACAGTTTATCAATGCCTCCAGGAACAGCGCTTGATCGTACGACTGAAGTAGTGGAGAGAATGGAGAAAATCTTGGAAACTGAAGAAGCAATTGATGTCAATACCAGTATTACTGGATTTAATATTTTGAGTAACAGTGCCAGTACAGCTTACGGATTGGGATTTATCAAATTAAAACCTAAAAAAGAAAGAGGTGCTGTTAAAGATATTAATGAAATTTTGAACAGTGTTACAGGCAAATTATCGACAATTAAAGAAGGTTCGATTATGGTATTCAGAATGCCGCCTGTTGAAGGATTTGGTGTAACGAGCGGTGCTGAAATTGTGTTGCAGGACAGAATGGCAAGAAGTCCAGAAGTTTTAAAAGCAATGTCGGATAAAGTTATCGGACAAATTATGCAGCAACCGGGCGTTCAATATGCGTATACGACTTTTAGAGCCGATTATCCGCAGTTAGAATTGGAAGTTGATGAAGATAAAGCCCGTCAAATGGGAGTGAATGTAAAAGACCTTTTAGGCAACATTCAGACCTATTTTGCTGGAGATCAATCTTCAGATTTTACAAGATTTGGGAAGTTCTACAGAGTGAATGTAAAAGCTGATGGAATTTTCAGAATGGATCAGGATGCGTTTAATGAGATTTTCGTTAGAAATGCGGATATGCAGATGGTTCCAGTAAAATCAATTGTGAAATTCCATAAAGTGTATGGGCCAGAATCGGTAAACCGATATAACCTTTATAATTCGGTAAATATTACTGCAATGGCATTGCCAGGTTATAGTAACGGTCAGATTATGGGGAATTTAGAAAAAGTTCTAGATAAACTTCCTGCCGATTACAGTTACGAATGGACAGGTTTAAGTTTGGAAGAAAAAGCAGGAGGAAACCAGACAATCGCCATTTTTGGATTATGTCTCTTGTTTGTCTTCTTCTTATTGGCTGCACAATATGAAAGCTATTTGTTGCCATTGGCCGTTTTACTTTCAATTCCGACAGGAATTTTAGGAGCTTTCGCTGGAGTAAAAGCAGTTGGTTTAGATAACAATATTTATGTTCAGGTCGGATTAATCATGTTGGTCGGATTGCTCGCTAAAAATGCCATTTTGATTGTGGAGTTTGCGCTTCAAAGACGTCTTTCAGGTTTAAGTATTGTGGAAGCAGCAATTGAAGGCGCAAGATCAAGGTTGCGACCAATTATCATGACTTCATTAGCTTTTATTGTAGGTATGATTCCGTTGATGTTTGCTTCTGGAGGAACTGCTGTTGGAAACAGATCCATTAGTGTCAGCGCTGCGGTTGGGATGTTAAGCGGTGTTGTTTTAGGGATTTTTGTAATTCCGTTACTTTTTATCGTATTCCAATATTTACAAGAAAAAGTTTCCACTAAGAAAATCGCAGTTGAAGTTCAAACGATAAAAGAATAA